A single genomic interval of Macadamia integrifolia cultivar HAES 741 chromosome 6, SCU_Mint_v3, whole genome shotgun sequence harbors:
- the LOC122082549 gene encoding probable polyamine transporter At1g31830 isoform X1 → MRGAALELQVSAEVSTPKDPSDRCVVDGGGRVQRTPATGTSDPPVTSDTRDNNTQVKFRNTANRQASVQMGEYNGVAYVGIDEAIPPRVDNFKKVSVLPLVFLIFYEVSGGPFGVEDSVQAAGPLLALLGFLVFPFIWSVPEALITAEMGTMFPENGGYVVWVSSALGPYWGFQQGWMKWLSGVIDNALYPVLFLDYLKSAIPALGGGLPRIAAVLILTVALTYVNYRGLTIVGWAAVLLGVFSILPFVVMGFVAIPKLKPSRWLVVNLHNVDWGLYLNTLFWNLNYWDSISTLAGEVDNPKKTLPKALFYALILVVLGYFFPLLIGTGAIPLDRDLWTDGYFSDIAKILGGVWLRWWIQGASALSNMGMFVAEMSSDSFQLLGMAERGMLPEFFGKRSRYGTPSMGILFSASGVILLSWLSFQEIVAAENFLYCFGMILEFVAFVRLRMKYPAASRPFKIPVGTVGAILICIPPTALICVVLALASLKVMVVSLAAVVIGLVMQPGLKYIEKKKLVKFSESSDLPDINQNHESTESLVD, encoded by the exons ATGAGAGGTGCAGCTTTGGAGTTGCAAGTGTCGGCTGAGGTGTCTACTCCTAAAGATCCCTCGGATAGATGTGTCGTAGACGGTGGCGGAAGAGTCCAAAGAACACCTGCCACTGGAACTTCTGATCCGCCGGTCACATCAGACACCAGAGATAACAACACCCAAGTG AAATTTCGGAACACTGCAAACAGACAAGCCTCTGTTCAGATGGGAGAGTACAATGGTGTAGCATACGTGGGTATTGATGAGGCAATTCCTCCCAGGGTTGATAACTTCAAGAAGGTTTCTGTTCTACCTCTTGTTTTCCTCATATTTTATGAGGTATCCGGGGGTCCCTTTGGTGTGGAGGACAGTGTTCAGGCAGCTGGCCCCCTTCTAGCccttcttgggtttctggtTTTCCCATTCATATGGAGTGTTCCTGAGGCCCTAATAACTGCTGAAATGGGTACTATGTTCCCAGAGAATGGAGGATATGTTGTTTGGGTCTCATCAGCTCTGGGACCATATTGGGGTTTTCAGCAAGGTTGGATGAAATGGCTAAGTGGTGTCATTGATAATGCACTATACCCAGTTCTGTTTCTGGATTATCTGAAATCAGCAATCCCAGCTTTAGGTGGTGGCTTACCAAGGATAGCGGCCGTGTTAATATTGACTGTGGCTCTCACTTACGTGAACTACAGGGGTTTGACAATTGTCGGATGGGCCGCTGTGCTCTTAGGGGTGTTCTCAATTCTCCCTTTTGTGGTTATGGGGTTCGTGGCAATCCCAAAACTGAAGCCCTCAAGATGGTTAGTTGTAAACCTGCACAATGTTGATTGGGGTTTGTACCTTAACACTCTCTTCTGGAATCTGAACTACTGGGACTCAATTAGTACTCTTGCTGGAGAGGTTGACAACCCAAAGAAAACTCTCCCAAAGGCTCTCTTTTATGCTTTGATCTTGGTTGTTCTTGGatattttttccctcttttgatTGGTACCGGAGCTATTCCACTTGACCGTGATTTGTGGACAGATGGTTATTTCTCAGACATTGCTAAAATTTTAGGTGGAGTGTGGTTGAGATGGTGGATTCAAGGAGCTTCTGCATTGTCTAATATGGGTATGTTTGTAGCTGAGATGAGTAGTGACTCTTTCCAACTTTTGGGGATGGCAGAACGTGGGATGCTTCCTGAGTTCTTTGGCAAGAGGTCTCGTTATGGAACCCCTTCAATGGGAATATTGTTCTCGGCTTCGGGGGTTATTTTGTTGTCATGGCTGAGCTTTCAAGAGATTGTAGCTGCTGAGAACTTCCTGTACTGTTTTGGAATGATTTTGGAGTTTGTGGCATTTGTGAGGTTGAGGATGAAGTACCCAGCTGCCTCAAGGCCATTTAAGATTCCAGTGGGGACAGTTGGAGCCATTTTGATTTGTATTCCTCCAACTGCATTGATCTGCGTGGTTTTAGCTCTTGCTTCTCTTAAGGTTATGGTAGTAAGCTTAGCAGCTGTGGTGATTGGTCTTGTTATGCAGCCTGGTCTCAAGTACattgagaaaaagaaattggTCAAGTTCTCTGAAAGTTCTGATCTTCCAGATATTAATCAAAATCATGAGAGTACTGAATCCTTAGTGGATTGA
- the LOC122082549 gene encoding probable polyamine transporter At1g31830 isoform X2 → MKFRNTANRQASVQMGEYNGVAYVGIDEAIPPRVDNFKKVSVLPLVFLIFYEVSGGPFGVEDSVQAAGPLLALLGFLVFPFIWSVPEALITAEMGTMFPENGGYVVWVSSALGPYWGFQQGWMKWLSGVIDNALYPVLFLDYLKSAIPALGGGLPRIAAVLILTVALTYVNYRGLTIVGWAAVLLGVFSILPFVVMGFVAIPKLKPSRWLVVNLHNVDWGLYLNTLFWNLNYWDSISTLAGEVDNPKKTLPKALFYALILVVLGYFFPLLIGTGAIPLDRDLWTDGYFSDIAKILGGVWLRWWIQGASALSNMGMFVAEMSSDSFQLLGMAERGMLPEFFGKRSRYGTPSMGILFSASGVILLSWLSFQEIVAAENFLYCFGMILEFVAFVRLRMKYPAASRPFKIPVGTVGAILICIPPTALICVVLALASLKVMVVSLAAVVIGLVMQPGLKYIEKKKLVKFSESSDLPDINQNHESTESLVD, encoded by the exons ATG AAATTTCGGAACACTGCAAACAGACAAGCCTCTGTTCAGATGGGAGAGTACAATGGTGTAGCATACGTGGGTATTGATGAGGCAATTCCTCCCAGGGTTGATAACTTCAAGAAGGTTTCTGTTCTACCTCTTGTTTTCCTCATATTTTATGAGGTATCCGGGGGTCCCTTTGGTGTGGAGGACAGTGTTCAGGCAGCTGGCCCCCTTCTAGCccttcttgggtttctggtTTTCCCATTCATATGGAGTGTTCCTGAGGCCCTAATAACTGCTGAAATGGGTACTATGTTCCCAGAGAATGGAGGATATGTTGTTTGGGTCTCATCAGCTCTGGGACCATATTGGGGTTTTCAGCAAGGTTGGATGAAATGGCTAAGTGGTGTCATTGATAATGCACTATACCCAGTTCTGTTTCTGGATTATCTGAAATCAGCAATCCCAGCTTTAGGTGGTGGCTTACCAAGGATAGCGGCCGTGTTAATATTGACTGTGGCTCTCACTTACGTGAACTACAGGGGTTTGACAATTGTCGGATGGGCCGCTGTGCTCTTAGGGGTGTTCTCAATTCTCCCTTTTGTGGTTATGGGGTTCGTGGCAATCCCAAAACTGAAGCCCTCAAGATGGTTAGTTGTAAACCTGCACAATGTTGATTGGGGTTTGTACCTTAACACTCTCTTCTGGAATCTGAACTACTGGGACTCAATTAGTACTCTTGCTGGAGAGGTTGACAACCCAAAGAAAACTCTCCCAAAGGCTCTCTTTTATGCTTTGATCTTGGTTGTTCTTGGatattttttccctcttttgatTGGTACCGGAGCTATTCCACTTGACCGTGATTTGTGGACAGATGGTTATTTCTCAGACATTGCTAAAATTTTAGGTGGAGTGTGGTTGAGATGGTGGATTCAAGGAGCTTCTGCATTGTCTAATATGGGTATGTTTGTAGCTGAGATGAGTAGTGACTCTTTCCAACTTTTGGGGATGGCAGAACGTGGGATGCTTCCTGAGTTCTTTGGCAAGAGGTCTCGTTATGGAACCCCTTCAATGGGAATATTGTTCTCGGCTTCGGGGGTTATTTTGTTGTCATGGCTGAGCTTTCAAGAGATTGTAGCTGCTGAGAACTTCCTGTACTGTTTTGGAATGATTTTGGAGTTTGTGGCATTTGTGAGGTTGAGGATGAAGTACCCAGCTGCCTCAAGGCCATTTAAGATTCCAGTGGGGACAGTTGGAGCCATTTTGATTTGTATTCCTCCAACTGCATTGATCTGCGTGGTTTTAGCTCTTGCTTCTCTTAAGGTTATGGTAGTAAGCTTAGCAGCTGTGGTGATTGGTCTTGTTATGCAGCCTGGTCTCAAGTACattgagaaaaagaaattggTCAAGTTCTCTGAAAGTTCTGATCTTCCAGATATTAATCAAAATCATGAGAGTACTGAATCCTTAGTGGATTGA
- the LOC122082549 gene encoding probable polyamine transporter At1g31830 isoform X3, with the protein MGEYNGVAYVGIDEAIPPRVDNFKKVSVLPLVFLIFYEVSGGPFGVEDSVQAAGPLLALLGFLVFPFIWSVPEALITAEMGTMFPENGGYVVWVSSALGPYWGFQQGWMKWLSGVIDNALYPVLFLDYLKSAIPALGGGLPRIAAVLILTVALTYVNYRGLTIVGWAAVLLGVFSILPFVVMGFVAIPKLKPSRWLVVNLHNVDWGLYLNTLFWNLNYWDSISTLAGEVDNPKKTLPKALFYALILVVLGYFFPLLIGTGAIPLDRDLWTDGYFSDIAKILGGVWLRWWIQGASALSNMGMFVAEMSSDSFQLLGMAERGMLPEFFGKRSRYGTPSMGILFSASGVILLSWLSFQEIVAAENFLYCFGMILEFVAFVRLRMKYPAASRPFKIPVGTVGAILICIPPTALICVVLALASLKVMVVSLAAVVIGLVMQPGLKYIEKKKLVKFSESSDLPDINQNHESTESLVD; encoded by the coding sequence ATGGGAGAGTACAATGGTGTAGCATACGTGGGTATTGATGAGGCAATTCCTCCCAGGGTTGATAACTTCAAGAAGGTTTCTGTTCTACCTCTTGTTTTCCTCATATTTTATGAGGTATCCGGGGGTCCCTTTGGTGTGGAGGACAGTGTTCAGGCAGCTGGCCCCCTTCTAGCccttcttgggtttctggtTTTCCCATTCATATGGAGTGTTCCTGAGGCCCTAATAACTGCTGAAATGGGTACTATGTTCCCAGAGAATGGAGGATATGTTGTTTGGGTCTCATCAGCTCTGGGACCATATTGGGGTTTTCAGCAAGGTTGGATGAAATGGCTAAGTGGTGTCATTGATAATGCACTATACCCAGTTCTGTTTCTGGATTATCTGAAATCAGCAATCCCAGCTTTAGGTGGTGGCTTACCAAGGATAGCGGCCGTGTTAATATTGACTGTGGCTCTCACTTACGTGAACTACAGGGGTTTGACAATTGTCGGATGGGCCGCTGTGCTCTTAGGGGTGTTCTCAATTCTCCCTTTTGTGGTTATGGGGTTCGTGGCAATCCCAAAACTGAAGCCCTCAAGATGGTTAGTTGTAAACCTGCACAATGTTGATTGGGGTTTGTACCTTAACACTCTCTTCTGGAATCTGAACTACTGGGACTCAATTAGTACTCTTGCTGGAGAGGTTGACAACCCAAAGAAAACTCTCCCAAAGGCTCTCTTTTATGCTTTGATCTTGGTTGTTCTTGGatattttttccctcttttgatTGGTACCGGAGCTATTCCACTTGACCGTGATTTGTGGACAGATGGTTATTTCTCAGACATTGCTAAAATTTTAGGTGGAGTGTGGTTGAGATGGTGGATTCAAGGAGCTTCTGCATTGTCTAATATGGGTATGTTTGTAGCTGAGATGAGTAGTGACTCTTTCCAACTTTTGGGGATGGCAGAACGTGGGATGCTTCCTGAGTTCTTTGGCAAGAGGTCTCGTTATGGAACCCCTTCAATGGGAATATTGTTCTCGGCTTCGGGGGTTATTTTGTTGTCATGGCTGAGCTTTCAAGAGATTGTAGCTGCTGAGAACTTCCTGTACTGTTTTGGAATGATTTTGGAGTTTGTGGCATTTGTGAGGTTGAGGATGAAGTACCCAGCTGCCTCAAGGCCATTTAAGATTCCAGTGGGGACAGTTGGAGCCATTTTGATTTGTATTCCTCCAACTGCATTGATCTGCGTGGTTTTAGCTCTTGCTTCTCTTAAGGTTATGGTAGTAAGCTTAGCAGCTGTGGTGATTGGTCTTGTTATGCAGCCTGGTCTCAAGTACattgagaaaaagaaattggTCAAGTTCTCTGAAAGTTCTGATCTTCCAGATATTAATCAAAATCATGAGAGTACTGAATCCTTAGTGGATTGA